The segment GCATCAAATCTCTTAACTGGTCGGCTCAGACCGCACTGGAAGAAGAGACCGGTGAAGAGATCAAGCCATGGGCCATGGCGCTGACCGTCGCATTTTCCGTGGTCTTGGCGCTGTGCATGTTCGTGGTTCTGCCGCATCTGTTCTCGCTGGGCATGAAGTCTCTGGGCTTGGGTGGTGGTACTGAAGACCTTTCCTTTCATATTTGGGACGGTTTCTTCAAGCTCGCTGTTTTTCTCGGCTACATCTGGGGGATTTCCTGGTTTCCCGAGATCCGGCGAGTCTTCGAGTATCACGGAGCCGAGCACAAAGTGATTTGGGCCTATGAAAACGGCTGTGAGCTTGTCCCGGAACAGGCCCGGGGTTACAGTCGTTTGCATCCGCGTTGTGGAACGGCATTCTTGCTGTTTGTACTTTCCTTGGCCATTCTGATGCATGCGGTGTTGATACCGGCCCTGCTGACCGTGTATTCGCCCGATGGTGCTGTGTACAAGCAGCTTTATCTCATCGGGATCAAGGTCATGATGATGGCGCCCATTGCCGCTGCCGCCTTTGAGCTGATCAAGTATACAGGCAAGCACAGCGGAACCGCTGCTTGCCGTGTGCTTTGCTGGCCGGGGCTTATGTTGCAGCGCATGACTACCTTCGAGCCTGATGACGAGCAGCTCGAGGTGGCGATTGCCGCGCTCAAAGGCGCAGTCCACAACGAGTAATCCGCACGAGGAACGCCATGTTCGCCAAGCTGGAAAGCATTGAGCTGAAATATGAAGAACTGGAAAAGGAACTGTCCCAGCCGGACGTGTTCAATGACCAGGACCGATACCGCAGGCTGACCAAGACCCATTCCGATTTGGGACAGGTGGTCAAGATTTTTCGTGAGTATCGTTCTCTTGAGCAGGATCTTCATGACAACGAAGAGATGCTCCATGATGACGATGCCGAGATATGCGAGATGGCCAAGGCCGAGATCGATGCCATCAAGCCGCAATTGCCAGTGCTCGAGGAGCGGCTGAAGGTTCTGCTTCTGCCCAAGGATCCTCTGGACGACAAGAATATCATTCTTGAAATCAGGGCGGGTACCGGTGGCGAGGAAGCAGCCTTGTTTGCTGCCGACCTGTTCCGTATGTACTCCCGCTACGCTGAGACCTTGGGCTGGAAGCTGGAGATCATGGACGCCTCCGAGACTGGCACTGGTGGTTTCAAGGAAGTCATCGTCAACATCTCTGGCGATCAGGTCTACAGCCATCTCAAATTCGAATCCGGCATTCATCGCGTGCAGCGTGTTCCTGCGACCGAGTCTCAGGGCCGTATTCACACTTCGGCCGTGACCGTCGCCATTCTGCCCGAGGCCGAAGGTGTCGAGGTGGAAGTGGCCGACGCAGACCTGCGAGTGGATGTGTTCCGCTCTTCCGGTCCTGGTGGTCAGAGCGTCAATACGACGGACTCTGCCATTCGTCTGACTCACGTCCCTTCCGGTCTTGTGGTTATCTGTCAGGATGAGAAGTCGCAGCACAAGAACAAGGCCAAAGCCATGAAGGTCCT is part of the Desulfovibrio ferrophilus genome and harbors:
- a CDS encoding DUF1385 domain-containing protein, whose product is MTLMRKLFSPLVAATPTVGGQAVMEGVMIRNKERLAIAVRKPDGTIEVQTRPWFSLCGHPWAKKPFVRGFPVLLETLVNGIKSLNWSAQTALEEETGEEIKPWAMALTVAFSVVLALCMFVVLPHLFSLGMKSLGLGGGTEDLSFHIWDGFFKLAVFLGYIWGISWFPEIRRVFEYHGAEHKVIWAYENGCELVPEQARGYSRLHPRCGTAFLLFVLSLAILMHAVLIPALLTVYSPDGAVYKQLYLIGIKVMMMAPIAAAAFELIKYTGKHSGTAACRVLCWPGLMLQRMTTFEPDDEQLEVAIAALKGAVHNE
- the prfA gene encoding peptide chain release factor 1, with protein sequence MFAKLESIELKYEELEKELSQPDVFNDQDRYRRLTKTHSDLGQVVKIFREYRSLEQDLHDNEEMLHDDDAEICEMAKAEIDAIKPQLPVLEERLKVLLLPKDPLDDKNIILEIRAGTGGEEAALFAADLFRMYSRYAETLGWKLEIMDASETGTGGFKEVIVNISGDQVYSHLKFESGIHRVQRVPATESQGRIHTSAVTVAILPEAEGVEVEVADADLRVDVFRSSGPGGQSVNTTDSAIRLTHVPSGLVVICQDEKSQHKNKAKAMKVLKARLFQMEEDKRQKEEADARRAQVGTGDRSGRIRTYNFPQGRVSDHRINLTLYRLEEFLAGDIAEMVEALTSHYQAESLKQQADDA